The proteins below come from a single Eucalyptus grandis isolate ANBG69807.140 chromosome 3, ASM1654582v1, whole genome shotgun sequence genomic window:
- the LOC104438169 gene encoding transcription factor MYBS3 — translation MGRKCSHCGNIGHNSRTCTVTYSSSATVGFDSGGLRLFGVQLDISPCSSSLAIKKSFSMDCLPFTSSPASSSSLSSSRISIGENSDKASLGYLSDGLLGRSQEKKKGVPWTEEEHRTFLVGLEKLGKGDWRGISRSYVTTRTPAQVASHAQKYFLRQASFNKKKRRSSLFDMVDVKTAAGDRLGSLTAKPSESVPNCKMGTLMSHLQVHDARTPQLFTALGSSKEDGKLNVQESVRMMTGSSRHGLISSSQKPSNASKSIGVLPNSGLDLELKLAVSRPLERKKPSIVAPFFVGPLAVT, via the exons ATGGGCAGGAAGTGTTCGCATTGTGGCAACATAGGACACAATTCCAGGACCTGCACAGTCACCTACTCATCATCAGCTACTGTTGGTTTCGATAGTGGTGGGCTCAGGCTCTTTGGCGTCCAGCTTGACATCTCCCCATGCTCTTCTTCTCTCGCCATCAAGAAAAGCTTCAGCATGGATTGCTTGCCCTTCACTTCGTCGCCCGCCTCGTCGTCCTCCCTGTCCTCCTCACGAATCTCCATCGGCGAGAACTCTGATAAAGCATCCCTCGGCTATCTGTCGGATGGCCTGCTGGGTAGAtcccaagagaagaagaaag GAGTTCCATGGACAGAGGAGGAACACAGGACCTTCTTGGTGGGGCTTGAGAAGCTTGGGAAGGGTGATTGGAGAGGCATCTCTAGGAGCTATGTGACCACAAGAACACCGGCCCAGGTTGCAAGTCATGCTCAGAAATATTTCCTCCGGCAAGCGAGCTTCAACAAGAAAAAGCGGCGCTCGAGCCTctttgacatg GTTGATGTCAAAACCGCGGCGGGTGATCGTTTAGGCAGTTTGACGGCCAAGCCGAGTGAGTCAGTTCCTAATTGCAAAATGGGAACCTTGATGTCTCATTTGCAAGTTCATGATGCCAGAACCCCTCAGCTTTTTACTGCACTTGGATCCTCAAAAGAGGATGGCAAGCTTAATGTTCAAGAAAGTGTGAGGATGATGACTGGTTCATCAAGACACGGATTGATCAGCTCCTCACAAAAGCCATCCAATGCTTCAAAATCGATCGGCGTTTTGCCAAATTCTGGTCTTGATCTGGAGCTCAAATTAGCTGTTTCAAGGCCCTTGGAGCGTAAAAAGCCGTCTATTGTAGCTCCTTTCTTTGTGGGCCCTCTTGCTGttacatga
- the LOC104438172 gene encoding mitochondrial carrier protein CoAc2 isoform X1 produces the protein MSAAMDGVIEAMPVFAKELVAGGVAGGVAKSVVAPLERVKILFQTRRAEFQSMGLSGSMKKIAKTEGLLGFYRGNGASVARIVPYAALHYMTYEEYRRWIIHGFPDVGRGPVLDLVAGSFAGGTAVLFTYPLDLVRTKLAYQVVGSSNSSVKGVLGSELFYRGILDCFLKTYKEAGIRGLYRGVAPSLYGIFPYAGLKFYFYEEMKRHVPEEHKKDITVKLVCGSVAGLLGQTFTYPLDVVRRQMQVQRLMASNSAKLEGTMETLVMVAKRQGWKQLFSGLSINYMKVVPSVAIGFTVYDVMKSNLRVPSRDEAVIEVELKEQSSHTSSLHS, from the exons atgagcgcGGCCATGGACGGCGTGATCGAGGCCATGCCCGTGTTCGCCAAGGAGCTGGTCGCCGGCGGTGTCGCCGGCGGCGTCGCCAAGTCCGTGGTGGCGCCGCTCGAGCGCGTCAAGATCTTGTTTCAG ACCAGAAGAGCAGAATTTCAGAGCATGGGGCTTTCTGGATCTATGAAAAAGATTGCAAAGACAGAGGGGCTTTTGGGTTTCTACAG AGGAAATGGTGCAAGTGTTGCTCGAATAGTGCCATATGCAGCACTTCACTATATGACCTATGAGGAATACAGGAGATGGATCATTCATGGCTTTCCAGATGTTGGAAGAGGCCCTGTGCTTGATCTTGTGGCAGGATCATTTGCTGGGGGAACTGCTGTACTTTTCACGTATCCCCTAGATTTGGTTCGGACTAAATTGGCTTATCAG GTTGTTGGTTCATCAAACTCTTCTGTAAAAGGAGTGCTTGGTTCTGAACTATTCTACAGAGGAATCCTGGATTGTTTTTTAAAGACATATAAAGAAGCTGGGATTAGAGGACTCTATCGCGGTGTTG CACCATCACTCTACGGAATCTTCCCTTATGCGGGTTTGAAGTTTTACTTCTACGAGGAGATGAAACGCCATGTCCCTGAGGAACATAAAAAAGATATCACGGTGAAGCTTGTGTGTGGATCTGTTGCAGGTTTATTGGGTCAGACATTTACTTATCCGCTTGATGTTGTGAGGAGACAAATGCAG GTTCAACGGCTCATGGCATCTAATAGTGCAAAACTGGAGGGAACTATGGAAACCCTTGTCATGGTTGCCAAGAGGCAAGGATGGAAGCAGTTATTTTCAGGATTGAGCATCAACTACATGAAG GTTGTACCATCAGTAGCTATTGGGTTTACTGTGTATGATGTTATGAAGTCAAACCTAAGAGTCCCTTCACGAGATGAGGCTGTGATTGAAGTAGAGTTGAAAGAACAGAGTAGTCATACATCTTCATTGCACTCTTGA
- the LOC104438173 gene encoding thiamine phosphate phosphatase-like protein, with amino-acid sequence MADTAAVVFDFDRTLIDGDSDNWVVTEMGLTQLFRELYSTMPWTSLMNRMMVELHTQGKAAEDIAECLKRMPLHPRVIESIRAAHRNGCDLRIISDANRFFIETILKHHGLLDCFTEIVTNPAFVDAEGRLNIVPFHDSAGSPHGCSLCPPNMCKGLVLKRIQAADSEIRNRRYIYLGDGKGDYCPCLKLGTRDFVVPRKSFPLWKLIFNDQTLIKAVIHEWSDGEELAAILLDIIDKILMDENTRTGLTASPDDGCKTTPVSNP; translated from the exons ATGGCGGATACGGCGGCGGTCGTTTTCGACTTCGACCGGACGCTGATCGACGGCGACAGCGACAACTGGGTGGTGACGGAGATGGGTCTGACCCAGCTGTTCCGTGAGCTCTACTCCACCATGCCCTGGACGTCTCTCATG AATAGGATGATGGTGGAGCTCCATACGCAGGGGAAGGCGGCCGAGGACATTGCGGAGTGCTTGAAGAGGATGCCTCTTCACCCTCGTGTTATCGAATCGATTCGAGCAGCTCATCGAAATGG ATGCGATTTGAGGATAATCAGCGACGCGAACCGGTTCTTCATAGAGACGATCCTGAAGCATCACGGGCTGTTGGATTGTTTCACTGAGATCGTCACGAACCCGGCTTTCGTGGATGCGGAAGGCAGGCTGAACATTGTCCCTTTTCACGATTCCGCCGGTTCTCCTCATGGGTGCAGCTTGTGTCCTCCCAATATGTGCAAG GGCCTGGTTCTGAAGAGGATTCAAGCTGCTGATTCTGAAATAAGGAACAGAAGATATATATATCTTGGAGACGGGAAAGGCGATTACTGCCCATGCTTGAAGCTCGGAACACGAGACTTTGTAGTGCCGAGAAAGAGTTTCCCTCTGTGGAAACTCATTTTCAATGACCAAACACTTATTAAAGCTGTGATCCACGAATGGAGCGATGGAGAAGAGCTTGCGGCAATTCTTCTTGACATTATCGATAAGATCCTAATGGATGAAAATACCAGGACAGGGCTCACGGCCTCGCCCGATGACGGTTGTAAGACAACTCCAGTCTCTAACCCTTAA
- the LOC104438172 gene encoding mitochondrial carrier protein CoAc2 isoform X2: MGLSGSMKKIAKTEGLLGFYRGNGASVARIVPYAALHYMTYEEYRRWIIHGFPDVGRGPVLDLVAGSFAGGTAVLFTYPLDLVRTKLAYQVVGSSNSSVKGVLGSELFYRGILDCFLKTYKEAGIRGLYRGVAPSLYGIFPYAGLKFYFYEEMKRHVPEEHKKDITVKLVCGSVAGLLGQTFTYPLDVVRRQMQVQRLMASNSAKLEGTMETLVMVAKRQGWKQLFSGLSINYMKVVPSVAIGFTVYDVMKSNLRVPSRDEAVIEVELKEQSSHTSSLHS; the protein is encoded by the exons ATGGGGCTTTCTGGATCTATGAAAAAGATTGCAAAGACAGAGGGGCTTTTGGGTTTCTACAG AGGAAATGGTGCAAGTGTTGCTCGAATAGTGCCATATGCAGCACTTCACTATATGACCTATGAGGAATACAGGAGATGGATCATTCATGGCTTTCCAGATGTTGGAAGAGGCCCTGTGCTTGATCTTGTGGCAGGATCATTTGCTGGGGGAACTGCTGTACTTTTCACGTATCCCCTAGATTTGGTTCGGACTAAATTGGCTTATCAG GTTGTTGGTTCATCAAACTCTTCTGTAAAAGGAGTGCTTGGTTCTGAACTATTCTACAGAGGAATCCTGGATTGTTTTTTAAAGACATATAAAGAAGCTGGGATTAGAGGACTCTATCGCGGTGTTG CACCATCACTCTACGGAATCTTCCCTTATGCGGGTTTGAAGTTTTACTTCTACGAGGAGATGAAACGCCATGTCCCTGAGGAACATAAAAAAGATATCACGGTGAAGCTTGTGTGTGGATCTGTTGCAGGTTTATTGGGTCAGACATTTACTTATCCGCTTGATGTTGTGAGGAGACAAATGCAG GTTCAACGGCTCATGGCATCTAATAGTGCAAAACTGGAGGGAACTATGGAAACCCTTGTCATGGTTGCCAAGAGGCAAGGATGGAAGCAGTTATTTTCAGGATTGAGCATCAACTACATGAAG GTTGTACCATCAGTAGCTATTGGGTTTACTGTGTATGATGTTATGAAGTCAAACCTAAGAGTCCCTTCACGAGATGAGGCTGTGATTGAAGTAGAGTTGAAAGAACAGAGTAGTCATACATCTTCATTGCACTCTTGA
- the LOC104438170 gene encoding pentatricopeptide repeat-containing protein At2g15690, mitochondrial: MALLQEGKVEEAVGYMERGVRADYAVFRALLESCENSKSLDLGKRVHDLLRRSGLPGDVDLSEKVVRMYVKCGSMRDARRVFDRMREKDMSLWHLMINGYAASSQGNDGLLLFEQMRKAGLVPDGETFVAVLAACASAGAVKQGLMHFDSMRNEFGVVPSIEHYLGVIDVYGSSGHVCEAWDFVEKMPIEPTLKIWEALRNYARIHGDLELEDQAKELLVALDPSWAIANKLPLPPRRKHSAVNMIEEKNKLSEYRCIEPYKEGGNSRGLNGQMREAGYVPDTRYVLHDIDEEAKEKALQYHSERLAIAYGLISTPPRTTLRIMKNLRICGDCHNAIKIMSKIVGRELIVRDNKRFHHFRDGQCSCGDFW; the protein is encoded by the coding sequence ATGGCTTTGTTGCAGGAGGGTAAGGTGGAAGAAGCTGTTGGGTATATGGAACGTGGGGTTCGAGCGGATTATGCTGTTTTCAGGGCGTTACTGGAATCGTGCGAGAATTCGAAGTCTCTCGATCTGGGCAAGAGAGTTCACGATTTGTTGAGGCGGTCTGGCTTGCCGGGCGATGTCGATTTGAGCGAGAAAGTGGTGAGGATGTACGTGAAATGTGGCAGTATGAGAGATGCGCGCCGGGTGTTCGACAGAATGCGCGAGAAGGATATGAGTCTGTGGCACTTGATGATCAATGGGTATGCCGCGAGCAGCCAAGGAAATGATGGGCTGCTTTTGTTCGAGCAAATGAGGAAGGCGGGGCTGGTCCCCGATGGCGAGACGTTCGTGGCTGTTTTGGCAGCTTGTGCGAGCGCAGGAGCGGTAAAACAAGGGCTCATGCACTTTGATTCGATGAGGAACGAATTCGGTGTTGTTCCGAGCATCGAGCATTATTTAGGGGTTATTGATGTGTATGGAAGTTCCGGTCATGTGTGCGAAGCATGGGATTTTGTCGAGAAAATGCCTATCGAACCcactttgaagatttgggaaGCACTGAGGAATTATGCTCGGATTCACGGAGATCTTGAGCTCGAGGACCAAGCCAAGGAGTTGTTGGTTGCTCTTGATCCTTCCTGGGCAATTGCCAATAAACTCCCATTACCTCCAAGAAGGAAGCATTCTGCGGTCAACATGATTGAGGAGAAGAATAAGCTGAGCGAGTATCGATGCATCGAACCATACAAGGAAGGGGGGAATTCTAGAGGCTTGAATGGGCAGATGAGGGAAGCCGGGTATGTACCCGACACGAGATACGTCCTTCACGACATTGACGAGGAGGCAAAAGAGAAGGCCCTGCAATATCACAGCGAGCGCTTGGCAATTGCATATGGTTTGATCAGCACACCACCAAGAACAACGCTGAGGATCATGAAGAATCTCCGAATCTGCGGTGACTGTCACAATGCAATTAAAATCATGTCTAAAATCGTTGGGAGGGAGTTGATTGTGAGGGATAACAAACGATTCCATCATTTTAGGGATGGCCAGTGCTCCTGTGGAGATTTTTGGTGA